One Malus sylvestris chromosome 14, drMalSylv7.2, whole genome shotgun sequence DNA segment encodes these proteins:
- the LOC126600800 gene encoding putative F-box/LRR-repeat protein At3g59170 — translation MEHKSKLLATTSSEAQGACPERTNDRFSSMPDEVAHRILSLLSILDLIRFGTVSKRCRELHLSTPSLNFDEFNNWNKSSYSKQFKLLNSLDRFLVLRRDSKLQQFRIRWSLAYGKGASLYNELYRVVTWIHMAVRCNVEVLDLELGIPETTELELPSCIFLCGSLRSLSVHCNKILTVPSSVHSTNLQYLRLTNVTIDEGFCKWISCSCKSIKELHLEHVRVENITIESSSLESFSFVFSSHSDLCHLSISCEKLEAMRINWRFDSPSSRSFKVFAPNLKYLKWTGSLLNNQNIGNFMCLETAEIFLNHEADNNDFGNVLELLCSIRRVKVLLLSGETAKVLLREGSMPALFDDISYLGVHIESLVDDMVPTMVSLLRGMPNLKTLYVKCDPSFLIQKPKACGFNREFWKSQNLAFIDHLKEATIELSSGNNGMELVRYMLEDAKNLKEMVILHSPEHSTLFQVVNESKRKSAARVVFQEYKANEKRELGRFNIYVKK, via the exons ATGGAACATAAGAGTAAGTTATTGGCAACTACAAGTTCAGAGGCTCAAGGAGCTTGTCCTGAGCGCACGAACGATAGATTTAGTAGTATGCCAGATGAAGTTGCACATCGAATTCTTTCATTACTCTCTATATTGGATCTCATTCGGTTTGGCACTGTATCCAAAAGATGTAGGGAACTTCATTTGTCAACACCCTCTTTGAACTTTGATGAATTTAACAACTGGAATAAATCATCTTACAGTAAGCAATTTAAGCTGTTGAATTCTTTGGATAGGTTCTTGGTTCTTCGTAGGGACAGTAAATTACAACAGTTTCGTATTCGTTGGAGTCTTGCTTATGGAAAAGGTGCAAGTCTATATAACGAGCTTTACCGAGTGGTCACATGGATTCATATGGCAGTAAGGTGCAATGTTGAAGTACTTGATCTTGAGTTGGGGATACCTGAGACGACTGAACTAGAGTTACCATCTTGCATCTTTCTTTGTGGATCTTTGAGGTCTTTATCGGTGCACTGCAATAAAATTCTTACAGTGCCCTCCTCGGTTCACTCCACCAATCTCCAATACTTAAGGTTGACAAATGTTACAATAGATGAGGGGTTTTGCAAATGGATCTCGTGTTCTTGCAAATCGATTAAGGAATTACACCTTGAACATGTCCGAGTAGAAAATATCACCATTGAAAGCTCGTCCTTGGAATCATTTAGTTTTGTGTTTTCCTCTCACAGTGACCTCTGTCATCTTAGTATCTCATGTGAGAAACTCGAAGCTATGCGTATAAACTGGAGATTTGATTCGCCTAGCAGCAGATCCTTCAAAGTTTTTGCTCCAAATCTTAAGTATTTGAAATGGACTGGGAGTTTGTTGAATAACCAAAATATTGGGAATTTTATGTGCTTAGAAACGGCTGAAATTTTTCTGAACCATGAGGCAGATAACAATGACTTTGGCAATGTACTTGAGCTTCTTTGCAGTATCCGCAGGGTTAAAGTCCTTCTTCTAAGCGGAGAGACAGCCAAG GTTCTGTTGAGGGAAGGTTCTATGCCTGCACTGTTTGATGATATATCTTACCTGGGTGTGCATATTGAGAGCTTGGTTGATGACATGGTCCCAACAATGGTCTCTCTTCTGAGAGGAATGCCCAATTTGAAAACTTTGTATGTAAAGTGTGACCCATCCTTTCTCATCCAGAAACCTAAA GCATGTGGATTTAATAGGGAATTCTGGAAATCTCAAAACTTGGCTTTTATTGATCATCTTAAGGAGGCAACAATAGAGCTTTCTAGCGGGAACAATGGAATGGAGTTAGTGAGGTATATGCTCGAGGATGCTAAGAATTTGAAGGAAATGGTCATACTTCATTCGCCCGAGCATTCGACTCTTTTTCAGGTGGTAAATGAAAGTAAGCGGAAATCTGCTGCCAGAGTTGTCTTTCAGGAATACAAAGCAAATGAAAAGAGGGAATTAGGCAGGTTTAATATTTATGTAAAGAAATAA
- the LOC126600719 gene encoding replication protein A 14 kDa subunit B-like, whose amino-acid sequence MDTSNPAVFFNAELLRLYVGRRARALIQVVRTEGGTVIGKSTDGKELVVKGNPPVPLTKFVEVIGIADSDKSIHAEIWNNFGETIDTSSYNQLCQLANGEYKQLFI is encoded by the exons ATGGATACATCAAATCCGGCAGTTTTTTTCAATGCAGAGTTGTTGCGACTGTATGTTGGAAGGCGGGCTCGGGCACTGATTCAGGTGGTGCGAACTGAGGGTGGAACTGTCATTGGAAAATCTACTGATGGAAAGGAGCTAGTTGTGAAGGGCAACCCGCCGGTTCCTCTTACAAAATTTGTTGAGGTCATAGGCATTGCTGACAGTGATAAGTCCATCCATGCTGAGATATGGAACAACTTTGGAGAGACAATTG ACACATCTTCTTACAATCAGCTCTGTCAGCTTGCAAATGGAGAATATAAACAGTTGTTCATCTGA